CGGAGCGGGCGAGCAGCCCGCTCGCGGAGAGGTAGGCGAAGCAGGGGTCGTCGGCGACCTCGAGCGGGGTCGCGGCGGCGGTGACCGCGGCGCTGCCCGCCGACTGGAGCAGCACGGTCCGCCGCGGCGTGCCGTACGTCTTCGCGACCTCGGCGAGCTCCTCGGCCACCAGGGATCGCAGCAGCCCCTCGTCGGCGAGGATCGCGTCGAGCTCCTCGATCTCGCGCTTGAGCGTCTCCTGCTCCTTCTCGAGCTCGATCCTGCTGAAGCGGGTCAGGCGGCGCAGCTGCATCTCGAGGATGTAGTCGGCCTGCGCCTGGGAGAGGTCGAAGACGCTCATCAGCCGCTCGCGCGCGGCCCCGGTGTCGTCGGAGGTCCGGATCACCTGGATGACCTCGTCGATGTCGAGCAGCGCGATCAGCAGGCCGTCGACGAGGTGCAGCCGGTCGGCCTTCTTGTCGCGGCGGAACTGGGACCGGCGGCGGACCACGTCGTAGCGGTGGCCCAGGAACACCTCGAGCAGCTGCTTGAGACCGAGGGTGCGCGGCTGGCTGTCGACGAGCGCCACGCAGTTGATGCCGAAGGAGTCCTCCATCGGCGTCTGCTTGTAGAGCTGCTCGAGGAGGGCCTCGGGGACGAAGCCGTTCTTGACCTCGATGACGAGCCGCAGGCCCTTCTCGCGATCGGTGAGGTCCTTGATGTCGGCGATGCCCTGCAGCTTCTTGCCCTGCACGAGGGTCTTGATCCGCTCGACGACCTTCTCGGTGCCGACGCCGTAGGGGAGCTCGGTCACGACGATGCCCTTGCGGCGGCCGACGGTCTCCACGCGGGTGGTGGCCCGCATCCGGAAGCTGCCCCGGCCCGTCTCGTACGCGTCGCGGATGCCGTCGAGGCCGACGATCTTGCCGCCCGTGGGCAGGTCCGGGCCGGGCACGAAGCGCATCAGGTCGTCGAGGCTCGCCTCGGGGTGCTTGATGAGGTGCCGGAGCGCCTGCACCACCTCGACGAGGTTGTGCGGCGCGATGTTGGTGGCCATGCCGACCGCGATGCCGGTGGTGCCGTTGACGATCAGGTTCGGGATCGCCGCGGGGAGCACGACCGGCTCGGTCTCGCGGCTGTCGTAGTTGGGCTTGAAGTCGACGGTGTCCTCGTCGATCGAGTCGGTCATCGCCACCGCGGGTGGCGCCATCCGGCACTCGGTGTAGCGCATCGCGGCAGGGGAGTCGTCCGGGGAGCCGAAGTTGCCGTGCCCGTCGATCATCGGCAGCCGCATGGACCACGGCTGCGCCATCCGGACCAGGGCGTCGTAGATCGCACCGTCGCCGTGGGGGTGCAGCCGACCCATCACCTCGCCCACCACGCGGGCCGACTTCACGTGACCGCGGTCGGGCCGCAGGAACATGTCGTTCATCGTGTAGAGGATCCGGCGCTGCACCGGCTTGAGGCCGTCACGGGCGTCGGGGAGGGCGCGCGAGTAGATGACCGAGTAGGCGTACTCCAGGAACGACGACTGCATCTCGTCCCTGATGTCGGTGTCGAGGATGTGCTCCTCGAAGTCCTCCGGGGGAGGCTGCTTGGTCGTCCGGCGTGCCATGGGCGCCATTGTCCCCGGCGCCGCCCCCCGATCCGGCGGCGACCCACCGAGGAGGTCCCAGACCTCGCGGGAGGTGGCGCGTTCGGGAGGGGTCGTGTGCACGTGGGGGTGGTGGGGGACCGATAGATTCGGACCATGTCGCAGGCCGAGGAGACCGCCCTGCCCCCGAGGCACTGGGAGGCGGACGTGCTGCTGCGCGACGGCCGGACCGCCCAGATCCGCCCGATCCGGGGCGACGACGGCGAGCTCCTCGTCGACTTCTACGGACGCGTGTCCGACGAGTCGAAGTACTACCGGTTCTTCTCGCCGATGCCGACCCTGTCCGACAAGGACGTCCACCGCTTCGTCAACGTCGACCACGTCGAGCGGGTCGCCCTGGTGATGCTGCTCGGCGGCCAGATGATCGCGGTCGGGCGCTACGACGTGGTCCAGCCGGGCGAGGCCGAGGTCGCCTTCCT
This genomic interval from Nocardioides euryhalodurans contains the following:
- a CDS encoding DNA gyrase/topoisomerase IV subunit A, with the protein product MARRTTKQPPPEDFEEHILDTDIRDEMQSSFLEYAYSVIYSRALPDARDGLKPVQRRILYTMNDMFLRPDRGHVKSARVVGEVMGRLHPHGDGAIYDALVRMAQPWSMRLPMIDGHGNFGSPDDSPAAMRYTECRMAPPAVAMTDSIDEDTVDFKPNYDSRETEPVVLPAAIPNLIVNGTTGIAVGMATNIAPHNLVEVVQALRHLIKHPEASLDDLMRFVPGPDLPTGGKIVGLDGIRDAYETGRGSFRMRATTRVETVGRRKGIVVTELPYGVGTEKVVERIKTLVQGKKLQGIADIKDLTDREKGLRLVIEVKNGFVPEALLEQLYKQTPMEDSFGINCVALVDSQPRTLGLKQLLEVFLGHRYDVVRRRSQFRRDKKADRLHLVDGLLIALLDIDEVIQVIRTSDDTGAARERLMSVFDLSQAQADYILEMQLRRLTRFSRIELEKEQETLKREIEELDAILADEGLLRSLVAEELAEVAKTYGTPRRTVLLQSAGSAAVTAAATPLEVADDPCFAYLSASGLLARSGSDDLPGQGEARANHDVVVSAVRTTARGEVGVLTSRGRCLRLSVLDLPQLPASANDPNLQGGLPLTEMLPLDQGESALALTSLATEGPGLALGTRQGVVKRVNPEVLGRDEWDVISLKDGDEVVGAVELATGEETLCFVTAHAQLLQFSASSVRPQGRSGGGMAGVKLGPGDRVVSFTAFDPADAVLVTASGSGTALPGTEPGAVKVTPFGEYPPKGRATGGVRCHRFLKGEDTLVFAWAGPAPARAAADSGAPVELPAATGRRDGSGVPGTQPIAACAGPVAVRLGATAGVGG